The following are encoded in a window of Brachyhypopomus gauderio isolate BG-103 chromosome 18, BGAUD_0.2, whole genome shotgun sequence genomic DNA:
- the timd4 gene encoding T-cell immunoglobulin and mucin domain-containing protein 4 isoform X2, with amino-acid sequence MSQTEISRTHAYSYTLIVMPQADSSTVWSEPQNLVPMAAPPSLSLLSWIFFLTLSVAKSSVMAFRVTEGSTVILSCHYSVKQHGINHVCWGRDCGTFWCNDIIVQTDEHGIVSKVSDRYRLIGDVLSGQMDLGIQQIRRTDSGPYCCRIDIDGLFNDKKVTYTLKVMRAPTTTTLPTTEILQTQTDQPSQTESSDFDISRQNLTLLNSVAMSEEPVSSIMLQIYVPVLSLSLSLLLLLIGALILLTFKRVFHIKMLDTGCFSKEPRHIIYEIRTRRPVEENIYTLD; translated from the exons ATGTCACAGACTGAGATCTCCAGAACACATGCCTATTCATATACTCTCATTGTCATGCCCCAGGCAGACTCAAGCACAGTGTGGAGTGAACCTCAAAATCTAGTTCCAATGGCTGCTCCTCCTAGTTTGTCTTTACTGAGCTGGATCTTTTTCCTCACTCTGTCAG TTGCCAAATCTTCAGTTATGGCATTCAGGGTGACGGAGGGCAGCACAGTCATTTTGTCCTGTCATTACTCTGTTAAGCAGCATGGAATAAACCATGTCTGCTGGGGTCGAGACTGTGGAACCTTCTGGTGTAATGACATCATCGTACAGACAGATGAACATGGCATCGTTTCAAAGGTTTCAGACAGGTACAGACTCATTGGAGATGTTCTCTCTGGACAAATGGACCTGGGCATCCAGCAAATACGAAGGACAGACAGTGGGCCTTACTGCTGCAGAATAGATATTGATGGGCTTTTCAATGACAAGAAGGTGACCTACACTCTAAAGGTCATGAGAG CTCCAACAACTACTACACTTCCTACTACTGAGATACTACAAACCCAGACTG ATCAACCAAGTCAAACAGAGTCATCAGATTTTGACATTTCCAGGCAGAACTTAACCCTGCTGAATTCTGTGGCTATG TCTGAGGAACCAGTCTCGAGCATCATGTTACAGATCTACGTCCCTGTGCTGTCGCTGTCTCTCAGCCTGCTCTTACTCCTGATTGGTGCACTGATCCTTTTAACCTTCAAAC GTGTATTTCATATTAAAATGCTGGACACAGGATG TTTCTCAAAAGAACCACGGCACATCATTTATGAAATACGGACCAGAAGACCAGTGGAAGAAAATATTTACACTCTGGACTAA
- the timd4 gene encoding T-cell immunoglobulin and mucin domain-containing protein 4 isoform X1, which translates to MSQTEISRTHAYSYTLIVMPQADSSTVWSEPQNLVPMAAPPSLSLLSWIFFLTLSVAKSSVMAFRVTEGSTVILSCHYSVKQHGINHVCWGRDCGTFWCNDIIVQTDEHGIVSKVSDRYRLIGDVLSGQMDLGIQQIRRTDSGPYCCRIDIDGLFNDKKVTYTLKVMRAPTTTTLPTTEILQTQTVTSLSDQPSQTESSDFDISRQNLTLLNSVAMSEEPVSSIMLQIYVPVLSLSLSLLLLLIGALILLTFKRVFHIKMLDTGCFSKEPRHIIYEIRTRRPVEENIYTLD; encoded by the exons ATGTCACAGACTGAGATCTCCAGAACACATGCCTATTCATATACTCTCATTGTCATGCCCCAGGCAGACTCAAGCACAGTGTGGAGTGAACCTCAAAATCTAGTTCCAATGGCTGCTCCTCCTAGTTTGTCTTTACTGAGCTGGATCTTTTTCCTCACTCTGTCAG TTGCCAAATCTTCAGTTATGGCATTCAGGGTGACGGAGGGCAGCACAGTCATTTTGTCCTGTCATTACTCTGTTAAGCAGCATGGAATAAACCATGTCTGCTGGGGTCGAGACTGTGGAACCTTCTGGTGTAATGACATCATCGTACAGACAGATGAACATGGCATCGTTTCAAAGGTTTCAGACAGGTACAGACTCATTGGAGATGTTCTCTCTGGACAAATGGACCTGGGCATCCAGCAAATACGAAGGACAGACAGTGGGCCTTACTGCTGCAGAATAGATATTGATGGGCTTTTCAATGACAAGAAGGTGACCTACACTCTAAAGGTCATGAGAG CTCCAACAACTACTACACTTCCTACTACTGAGATACTACAAACCCAGACTG tgACTTCTCTTTCAGATCAACCAAGTCAAACAGAGTCATCAGATTTTGACATTTCCAGGCAGAACTTAACCCTGCTGAATTCTGTGGCTATG TCTGAGGAACCAGTCTCGAGCATCATGTTACAGATCTACGTCCCTGTGCTGTCGCTGTCTCTCAGCCTGCTCTTACTCCTGATTGGTGCACTGATCCTTTTAACCTTCAAAC GTGTATTTCATATTAAAATGCTGGACACAGGATG TTTCTCAAAAGAACCACGGCACATCATTTATGAAATACGGACCAGAAGACCAGTGGAAGAAAATATTTACACTCTGGACTAA
- the havcr1 gene encoding hepatitis A virus cellular receptor 1 produces the protein MLLSWSSSLLIIHCLTVCTCRGMTVHGFEGQKVTLPCRYNSINHGKCEICWMRGEIPSTGCGSEIIATDGDKVTRKTSERYQLPGDIKNGDVSLTILIAKQSDSGIYGCRVHVPGWFNDEKNIVRLEIMQESVSTAPVNITDITTTRPWSQSETPRGNSVNESITSLPESSKNVFDTMDDKLPGIVVSVLLVLLTVVIVAIYLMWKHKRRSRLSVQLQQNFHDTIIYSNSDSSLGLHNRAVDNIYQLDTENEYERWS, from the exons ATGCTTCTTAGCTGGTCCTCTTCACTCTTGATTATTCACTGCCTCACAG TATGCACATGCAGGGGCATGACAGTTCACGGCTTTGAAGGCCAGAAGGTCACTCTCCCATGCAGGTATAACTCAATAAATCATGGGAAATGTGAGATATGCTGGATGAGAGGAGAAATACCATCAACTGGGTGTGGATCTGAAATTATTGCAACAGATGGAGATAAAGTGACACGAAAAACATCAGAGAGGTATCAACTCCCTGGAGACATAAAGAATGGAGATGTATCTTTAACAATCCTCATAGCAAAGCAAAGCGACTCTGGAATATACGGCTGTCGGGTGCATGTGCCTGGATGGTTTAATGATGAAAAGAACATAGTCCGCTTAGAGATCATGCAAG aATCTGTATCAACTGCACCAGTGAATATAACTGACATTACTACTACAAGACCATGGAGCCAATCTGAAACACCAAGGG GGAACTCAGTAAACGAGTCTATCACATCTCTTCCTGAAAGCAGTAAAAAT GTGTTTGACACCATGGATGATAAGCTTCCTGGTATTGTGGTGTCAGTTCTACTGGTTTTGCTCACTGTGGTGATTGTTGCTATTTATCTAATGT GGAAGCACAAAAGAAGAAGCAGATTATCAGTACAATT GCAACAAAACTTCCATGATACCATCATCTACAGCAATTCGGACAGCAGCCTGGGTCTCCACAACAGGGCTGTAGACAACATCTACCAGCTAGATACTGAGAATGAATACGAGAGATGGTCATGA
- the havcr2 gene encoding uncharacterized protein havcr2 isoform X2: protein MLTSVIIVTSAILVLHEGSVLTVVGLTGETVILPCKYNVTTHGTSNVCWGRDQSWFSCKNTLITTDGLSVNFRQSKRYDLPSLMNRSDVSLTIKNAQNSDSGIYICRVEIPGPFNDLSQTVHLIIAKGLHPIKVTTDTKLSPITSEKPDNVKVNQIKVTTDKYAPPSTPTPSSTLTPSTTPTPSTTPTPSSIPTPSTPSQGLTDDFVYDSVAWPTHTKDTIERFIVTAVRVGAVIFIPGLIIALIRKLQCSRGQTATGGMETVHLHHHSNTSANPPRPVETLHTETYNV from the exons ATGCTTACCTCTGTGATTATAGTGACATCAGCTATCCTTGTAT TACATGAAGGGTCTGTTTTGACAGTAGTTGGGCTGACTGGGGAAACAGTTATTTTGCCATGTAAATACAATGTTACAACCCATGGCACATCAAATGTTTGTTGGGGAAGAGATCAGTCATGGTTCAGCTGTAAAAATACACTGATCACCACTGATGGACTGAGTGTGAACTTCAGACAGTCAAAAAGATATGATTTACCCAGTTTGATGAACAGAAGTGATGTTTCACTTACCATCAAGAATGCACAAAATTCAGATTCTGGAATCTACATATGCCGTGTAGAGATACCTGGACCGTTCAACGATCTCAGCCAAACTGTTCACCTGATCATTGCAAAGG GACTACATCCAATCAAAGTCACAACAGACACAAAGTTATCTCCTATCACCTCAGAGAAACCAGACAATGTCAAAG TAAACCAAATTAAAGTCACTACAGACAAATATGCACCCCCCTCCACACCAACCCCTTCCTCCACACTAACCCCTTCTACCACACCAACCCCTTCTACCACACCAACCCCTTCCTCCATACCAACCCCTTCCACACCATCACAAG GTCTCACTGATGACTTTGTTTATGATTCGGTTGCATGGCCGACACATACTAAG GACACAATTGAAAGGTTTATTGTTACTGCAGTCCGAGTTGGAGCAGTCATATTCATCCCAGGGTTAATAATTGCACTTATAAGGA AACTGCAGTGCTCCAGAGGACAGACAGCGACGGGTGGAATGGAAACTGTCCACCTACATCACCACAGTAACACAAGTGCAAACCCCCCCAGACCTGTggaaacactacacacagagacCTACAATGTATGA
- the havcr2 gene encoding hepatitis A virus cellular receptor 2 homolog isoform X3: MLTSVIIVTSAILVLHEGSVLTVVGLTGETVILPCKYNVTTHGTSNVCWGRDQSWFSCKNTLITTDGLSVNFRQSKRYDLPSLMNRSDVSLTIKNAQNSDSGIYICRVEIPGPFNDLSQTVHLIIAKGLHPIKVTTDTKLSPITSEKPDNVKGLTDDFVYDSVAWPTHTKDTIERFIVTAVRVGAVIFIPGLIIALIRKLQCSRGQTATGGMETVHLHHHSNTSANPPRPVETLHTETYNV; this comes from the exons ATGCTTACCTCTGTGATTATAGTGACATCAGCTATCCTTGTAT TACATGAAGGGTCTGTTTTGACAGTAGTTGGGCTGACTGGGGAAACAGTTATTTTGCCATGTAAATACAATGTTACAACCCATGGCACATCAAATGTTTGTTGGGGAAGAGATCAGTCATGGTTCAGCTGTAAAAATACACTGATCACCACTGATGGACTGAGTGTGAACTTCAGACAGTCAAAAAGATATGATTTACCCAGTTTGATGAACAGAAGTGATGTTTCACTTACCATCAAGAATGCACAAAATTCAGATTCTGGAATCTACATATGCCGTGTAGAGATACCTGGACCGTTCAACGATCTCAGCCAAACTGTTCACCTGATCATTGCAAAGG GACTACATCCAATCAAAGTCACAACAGACACAAAGTTATCTCCTATCACCTCAGAGAAACCAGACAATGTCAAAG GTCTCACTGATGACTTTGTTTATGATTCGGTTGCATGGCCGACACATACTAAG GACACAATTGAAAGGTTTATTGTTACTGCAGTCCGAGTTGGAGCAGTCATATTCATCCCAGGGTTAATAATTGCACTTATAAGGA AACTGCAGTGCTCCAGAGGACAGACAGCGACGGGTGGAATGGAAACTGTCCACCTACATCACCACAGTAACACAAGTGCAAACCCCCCCAGACCTGTggaaacactacacacagagacCTACAATGTATGA
- the havcr2 gene encoding uncharacterized protein havcr2 isoform X1, which yields MLTSVIIVTSAILVLHEGSVLTVVGLTGETVILPCKYNVTTHGTSNVCWGRDQSWFSCKNTLITTDGLSVNFRQSKRYDLPSLMNRSDVSLTIKNAQNSDSGIYICRVEIPGPFNDLSQTVHLIIAKGLHPIKVTTDTKLSPITSEKPDNVKEVNQIKVTTDKYAPPSTPTPSSTLTPSTTPTPSTTPTPSSIPTPSTPSQGLTDDFVYDSVAWPTHTKDTIERFIVTAVRVGAVIFIPGLIIALIRKLQCSRGQTATGGMETVHLHHHSNTSANPPRPVETLHTETYNV from the exons ATGCTTACCTCTGTGATTATAGTGACATCAGCTATCCTTGTAT TACATGAAGGGTCTGTTTTGACAGTAGTTGGGCTGACTGGGGAAACAGTTATTTTGCCATGTAAATACAATGTTACAACCCATGGCACATCAAATGTTTGTTGGGGAAGAGATCAGTCATGGTTCAGCTGTAAAAATACACTGATCACCACTGATGGACTGAGTGTGAACTTCAGACAGTCAAAAAGATATGATTTACCCAGTTTGATGAACAGAAGTGATGTTTCACTTACCATCAAGAATGCACAAAATTCAGATTCTGGAATCTACATATGCCGTGTAGAGATACCTGGACCGTTCAACGATCTCAGCCAAACTGTTCACCTGATCATTGCAAAGG GACTACATCCAATCAAAGTCACAACAGACACAAAGTTATCTCCTATCACCTCAGAGAAACCAGACAATGTCAAAG AAGTAAACCAAATTAAAGTCACTACAGACAAATATGCACCCCCCTCCACACCAACCCCTTCCTCCACACTAACCCCTTCTACCACACCAACCCCTTCTACCACACCAACCCCTTCCTCCATACCAACCCCTTCCACACCATCACAAG GTCTCACTGATGACTTTGTTTATGATTCGGTTGCATGGCCGACACATACTAAG GACACAATTGAAAGGTTTATTGTTACTGCAGTCCGAGTTGGAGCAGTCATATTCATCCCAGGGTTAATAATTGCACTTATAAGGA AACTGCAGTGCTCCAGAGGACAGACAGCGACGGGTGGAATGGAAACTGTCCACCTACATCACCACAGTAACACAAGTGCAAACCCCCCCAGACCTGTggaaacactacacacagagacCTACAATGTATGA